The proteins below come from a single Oscillospiraceae bacterium genomic window:
- a CDS encoding response regulator — MADKNIYTVIVADDEDELREAVCTMIPWEALGFHLVGSASNGLDALELVERLEPDLLLTDIRMPFISGIELARQVREIRPAMHIAFLSGYDDFEYAKQAIQYNIISYMLKPLTMDGLAAELKSIHEKIDARYAGLRRADASHADRAAFLIPLVLAQYDNAPADLEERLRTSAAACGLLRGTDDRSTLVVLAASLEGAADYEAGFTQLVEQSANKYLRHFVFYCCGRAVAVLLGNPSDFEEYLHILADEICQLADRALGRTANVGVSREFARLSELNDAYRQAVEALHTAAEGEGGVSFTADARKTGSLCDRALEIIDQHYMDEDLSLASLSAMLDVSPNHLSACIKKSEGETFINILVRRRMEKAQALLLTTDMQIQEIARCCGYTDQHYFSYCFKKYSGTSPVALRRARAAGEART; from the coding sequence ATGGCTGATAAAAACATCTACACCGTCATCGTGGCCGATGATGAGGACGAGCTGCGCGAGGCCGTCTGCACCATGATCCCCTGGGAGGCGCTGGGCTTCCATCTGGTGGGCAGCGCCAGCAACGGGCTGGATGCGCTTGAGCTTGTCGAGCGGCTCGAGCCGGATCTGCTGCTGACTGACATTCGGATGCCCTTCATCTCGGGCATTGAGCTGGCCCGACAGGTGCGCGAGATCCGCCCTGCCATGCACATTGCCTTTTTGAGCGGCTATGATGACTTTGAGTACGCCAAACAGGCCATTCAGTACAATATCATCAGCTACATGCTCAAGCCGCTGACGATGGACGGTCTGGCCGCCGAGCTGAAGTCCATCCATGAGAAGATCGATGCCCGCTATGCCGGGCTGCGCCGGGCCGATGCATCGCACGCGGACCGGGCGGCATTTCTCATCCCGCTGGTGCTCGCACAGTACGACAATGCCCCTGCTGATCTGGAGGAACGGCTGCGCACCTCCGCCGCAGCCTGCGGCCTGCTACGCGGCACCGATGACCGCAGCACGCTGGTGGTGCTGGCGGCCTCGCTGGAGGGGGCGGCTGACTACGAGGCGGGCTTTACCCAGCTGGTGGAGCAGAGTGCAAACAAGTACCTGCGCCATTTTGTCTTTTACTGCTGCGGCCGCGCGGTGGCGGTGCTGCTGGGCAACCCCTCCGACTTTGAGGAGTATCTGCACATTCTGGCGGATGAGATCTGCCAGCTGGCAGACCGCGCGCTGGGCCGCACGGCCAATGTGGGTGTCAGCCGGGAGTTTGCACGCCTTAGTGAGCTGAACGATGCCTACCGTCAGGCTGTGGAGGCACTGCACACCGCCGCCGAGGGGGAGGGCGGCGTCAGCTTTACGGCGGACGCCCGCAAGACCGGCAGCCTTTGCGACCGTGCACTGGAGATCATCGACCAGCATTATATGGACGAGGATCTCTCGCTTGCATCCCTCTCCGCCATGCTGGATGTCAGCCCCAACCACCTGAGCGCCTGCATCAAAAAGTCGGAGGGGGAGACCTTCATCAACATTCTGGTGCGCCGCCGCATGGAGAAGGCGCAGGCACTGCTGCTGACCACCGACATGCAGATTCAGGAGATCGCCCGCTGCTGCGGCTATACCGACCAGCACTATTTCAGCTATTGCTTTAAAAAGTACAGCGGTACATCGCCGGTGGCATTACGCCGCGCCCGCGCTGCAGGGGAGGCCCGCACATGA
- a CDS encoding substrate-binding domain-containing protein, with protein MIKRIKMLLPAVLAVLLLAGCNVQSAAATTARYRVTVVAKSRESEFWKAVLSGAEAAATEYNMQLTVLAPDNEENYDAQNQLIEKAVEDGAQAIVFSAIDYEANAEAIDAAAAAGVTIVGIDSAVHSDQVAAYIGSDNYGAGRLAARSALEGTEGKLCVGLINYEVNGANGRDREQGARDTFADSGRAEVVTSMQTHPNAASAHSDALRMLQQHPEINVLVAFNEATAVGAVQAVQEMGRVDDLWLVAFDSNVQTIDALQSGAVDALIVQNTYSMGYFGVESAYRLLAGQGSSVEKSNITAVRVITRDNMFAIDKQKALFPFG; from the coding sequence ATGATAAAACGCATTAAAATGCTGCTGCCCGCCGTTCTGGCGGTGCTGCTGCTGGCAGGCTGCAATGTGCAGTCTGCGGCGGCCACCACCGCGCGGTACAGGGTGACGGTCGTTGCCAAATCCCGCGAGTCGGAATTCTGGAAGGCGGTGCTGTCCGGGGCCGAGGCCGCCGCGACCGAGTACAACATGCAGCTCACCGTCCTTGCCCCCGATAATGAGGAAAATTATGACGCCCAGAATCAGCTGATCGAAAAGGCGGTCGAGGACGGGGCGCAGGCCATCGTGTTTTCTGCCATCGACTACGAGGCCAACGCCGAGGCCATTGATGCGGCCGCCGCAGCGGGCGTGACGATCGTAGGGATCGACTCGGCCGTACATTCCGATCAGGTAGCGGCCTACATCGGATCCGACAACTACGGTGCCGGGCGGCTGGCGGCCCGCAGCGCACTGGAGGGCACGGAGGGAAAGCTCTGTGTGGGGCTGATCAACTATGAGGTCAACGGCGCCAACGGCCGCGACCGGGAGCAGGGCGCCCGCGACACCTTTGCGGACAGCGGCCGCGCCGAGGTCGTTACCTCGATGCAGACCCATCCGAATGCAGCCAGTGCGCACAGCGATGCCCTGCGGATGCTGCAGCAGCACCCCGAGATCAATGTGCTGGTGGCCTTCAACGAGGCCACCGCCGTGGGGGCCGTGCAGGCTGTGCAGGAAATGGGGCGGGTCGATGACCTTTGGCTGGTGGCGTTTGACTCCAATGTGCAGACGATCGATGCGCTGCAAAGCGGCGCAGTGGACGCCCTGATCGTGCAGAACACCTACAGTATGGGCTATTTCGGTGTGGAGAGCGCCTACAGGCTGCTGGCAGGGCAGGGCAGCAGTGTGGAAAAATCCAACATTACTGCCGTCCGGGTCATTACCCGGGATAATATGTTTGCCATAGATAAGCAAAAGGCGCTGTTCCCGTTCGGGTGA
- a CDS encoding sensor histidine kinase codes for MMRPPRTAHLAAALISAVAVMVLTLCTTLFLRSYRNAIVEAARTNSAQAVSQVVGAVGNYVNTMESAVTIVMGHLDDAEEPRDAFLGAFLTARPEVAAITAYDADGALLNCWAQDGRTPKEAILRNLSFDLTTARRLSQGYISTPHVESIFAGYYPWVVSVVRTVPGTAEKRWLSLDLSFTELAATISNVGIGQHGYCYLMDERGNMVYHPQQQLLYAGLKKEEAGRLACLGDGTYVEDTVIYSVQRVPNSPWRVVGVSYIDETVNESFWQMVRIAVATAALIFVAALVVGWVLSRLLSRPLQQLENAMEAFEQDADHFVFCAVRGTREVQNLSDSFGHMVGRIQRLMTTVREEEIVLRKTELKALQAQINPHFLYNTLDSIAWMCERGKNADAVQMVHALARLFRISISRGHELIPIEKELQHAEAYLQIQKYRYKNQFTYHFTVDEDCVHCLCNKITLQPIIENAIVHGLDLMVDDGHIEITVRPDGDDILLIVSDDGIGMEPEQVAALLQNEPSDRTGIGIKNVNDRLRIYFGPGYGLSIESAPYAGTTVTIRTPRVPEDREGEYDKTH; via the coding sequence ATGATGCGCCCGCCGCGCACCGCCCATCTGGCGGCAGCGCTGATCTCCGCTGTGGCTGTCATGGTGCTGACGCTCTGCACAACGCTCTTTCTGCGCAGCTACCGCAATGCGATTGTCGAGGCTGCCCGCACCAACAGCGCTCAGGCCGTCAGTCAGGTCGTGGGGGCAGTCGGCAATTATGTAAACACGATGGAGAGCGCAGTCACCATCGTTATGGGGCATCTGGACGATGCCGAGGAGCCCCGGGATGCGTTTCTGGGCGCGTTCCTGACGGCCCGGCCCGAGGTGGCCGCCATCACCGCCTACGATGCGGACGGCGCGCTGCTGAACTGCTGGGCGCAGGACGGCCGCACCCCGAAGGAGGCAATCCTGCGCAACCTTTCGTTTGATCTGACGACCGCCCGCCGTCTGAGTCAGGGCTATATCAGTACGCCCCATGTTGAGTCGATCTTTGCGGGGTATTATCCATGGGTCGTTTCCGTTGTCCGCACAGTGCCCGGCACCGCCGAAAAGCGCTGGCTGTCGCTGGACCTGAGTTTTACCGAGCTGGCCGCCACCATCAGCAATGTCGGCATCGGCCAGCACGGCTACTGCTACCTGATGGATGAGCGCGGCAATATGGTCTACCACCCGCAGCAGCAGCTTCTCTATGCGGGCTTGAAAAAGGAGGAGGCCGGCCGTCTGGCCTGCCTTGGTGACGGCACCTATGTGGAGGATACCGTCATCTACAGTGTCCAGCGCGTGCCGAACAGCCCATGGCGCGTTGTCGGCGTCAGCTACATTGATGAAACCGTCAACGAAAGCTTCTGGCAGATGGTGCGCATCGCCGTGGCAACGGCAGCGCTGATCTTTGTGGCGGCGCTGGTGGTGGGCTGGGTGCTGTCCCGTCTGCTGTCCCGCCCGCTCCAGCAGCTGGAGAACGCAATGGAGGCGTTTGAGCAGGACGCAGACCACTTTGTCTTTTGCGCGGTGCGCGGCACGCGGGAGGTGCAGAATCTTTCGGATTCCTTCGGCCACATGGTCGGACGTATCCAGCGGCTGATGACCACCGTGCGCGAGGAGGAGATCGTCCTGCGCAAGACCGAGCTGAAGGCGCTGCAGGCACAGATCAACCCGCATTTCCTCTACAATACGCTGGATTCCATCGCATGGATGTGCGAGCGCGGCAAAAATGCTGACGCTGTGCAGATGGTCCATGCGCTGGCAAGGCTTTTCCGCATCAGCATCAGCCGCGGCCATGAGCTGATCCCGATCGAGAAGGAGCTGCAGCACGCCGAGGCCTACCTGCAGATCCAGAAATACCGCTACAAAAACCAGTTTACCTATCATTTCACGGTGGATGAGGACTGCGTACACTGCCTGTGCAACAAGATCACCCTGCAGCCTATCATTGAAAACGCCATCGTCCATGGGCTGGATCTGATGGTGGACGATGGTCATATCGAGATCACGGTCAGGCCGGACGGGGACGACATTCTGCTGATCGTCAGCGATGACGGCATCGGCATGGAGCCAGAGCAGGTCGCGGCGCTTTTGCAGAATGAGCCGAGCGACCGCACCGGCATCGGCATCAAGAATGTCAATGACCGGCTGCGCATCTACTTCGGCCCCGGCTACGGGCTGTCCATCGAAAGCGCCCCCTATGCGGGCACGACCGTTACCATCCGCACCCCGCGCGTGCCGGAGGACAGGGAGGGCGAGTATGATAAAACGCATTAA
- a CDS encoding galactose ABC transporter substrate-binding protein → MKKFAALAVAGCMAVSLAACGGSASAPASSEAASTESAATSAAESAAESVTEATQGGKVGVCIYKFDDAFMTTYRNALQEILEGKGYEVTIVDGNNDQAKQNEQINTFITQGVDALIINPVMTSAADQIISTVKGADVPTVLINREPTADQMSAYDKLVYVGCDAAQSGTFQGELILDTENKGDINGDGKVSYIMIQGDPENIDAQLRTEYSVKALTDAGVEVEQLDLQRGDWDRNKGQEICQNDLAKFGDQIEVVFCNNDDMAIGALQAIQAAGRTVNKDIYLVGVDALDAAKNEVANGNMTGTVLNDAKGQATQAVASMEELLGGKTFEAGSQSVYVDYVKVTPDNVKDFQ, encoded by the coding sequence ATGAAAAAGTTTGCTGCTCTGGCCGTTGCTGGCTGCATGGCCGTATCCCTCGCCGCTTGCGGCGGCTCCGCTTCCGCCCCCGCTTCCAGCGAGGCTGCCTCTACTGAGTCCGCCGCTACCTCTGCTGCCGAGAGCGCAGCTGAGAGCGTTACCGAGGCCACTCAGGGCGGTAAGGTCGGCGTCTGCATCTACAAGTTCGACGATGCTTTCATGACCACCTACCGTAATGCTCTGCAGGAGATCCTCGAGGGCAAGGGCTACGAGGTCACCATCGTTGACGGCAACAACGACCAGGCCAAGCAGAACGAGCAGATCAACACCTTCATCACGCAGGGTGTCGATGCGCTGATCATCAACCCCGTTATGACCTCCGCTGCCGACCAGATCATCTCCACCGTCAAGGGTGCCGATGTTCCCACTGTCCTGATCAACCGTGAGCCCACCGCCGATCAGATGTCCGCTTACGACAAGCTGGTCTATGTTGGCTGCGACGCTGCTCAGTCCGGCACCTTCCAGGGCGAGCTGATCCTCGACACTGAGAACAAGGGCGATATCAACGGCGACGGCAAGGTTTCCTACATCATGATTCAGGGCGACCCCGAGAATATCGATGCTCAGCTGCGTACCGAGTACTCCGTCAAGGCTCTGACCGATGCCGGCGTTGAGGTCGAGCAGCTCGACCTGCAGCGCGGTGACTGGGACCGTAACAAGGGCCAGGAAATCTGCCAGAACGACCTCGCCAAGTTCGGCGACCAGATCGAGGTTGTCTTCTGCAACAACGATGATATGGCTATCGGCGCTCTGCAGGCTATTCAGGCTGCCGGCCGTACCGTCAACAAGGACATCTACCTCGTTGGTGTTGACGCTCTGGACGCTGCTAAGAACGAAGTTGCCAACGGCAACATGACCGGCACTGTTCTGAACGATGCTAAGGGCCAGGCTACGCAGGCTGTTGCTTCCATGGAGGAGCTGCTGGGCGGCAAGACCTTCGAGGCTGGCAGCCAGAGCGTCTATGTTGACTACGTCAAGGTTACCCCTGACAACGTCAAGGACTTCCAGTAA
- a CDS encoding sugar ABC transporter ATP-binding protein — protein MSEYRLEMCDVVKTFPGVKALNHAQLKLKPGTVHALMGENGAGKSTLMKCMFGIYHMDEGKVIYEGQEVQIKGPLDALNRGIAMVHQELQPIPERSIGENIYVGRYPTKKYGPVTVIDHDKMYEDAAKVLKEVHLNYDPHAKLGTLSVSQMQLVEIAKAVSADCKVLILDEPTSSLTAAEVEALFTIVDELRAKGVSIVYISHKMDEILRISDEVTIMRDGQYIGTWEAKELTTDMIITKMVGRELSNLYPPRSNTPGEVVFEVKDFTSINPKSFRHVNFNVRKGEILGVAGLVGAQRTELMEGLFGLRCHTSGTITYKGKELTINQPQDAIKNGIAMLTEDRRATGILGVLSIADNVSIASLNKYLIGGIMLDDNKIEKLVQDNVAKLSIKTPSSKTQIQSLSGGNQQKVLIARWLANDPDVFIMDEPTRGIDVGAKYEIYCIIAEMAKQGKSIIMISSEMSELIGMSDRIMVMCDGRCTGFIDGDKANQENIMTLATQFE, from the coding sequence TTGTCAGAGTACCGCTTGGAGATGTGTGATGTCGTCAAGACGTTCCCCGGCGTCAAGGCACTGAATCACGCACAGCTGAAATTGAAACCCGGCACCGTCCATGCGCTGATGGGAGAGAACGGCGCGGGCAAGTCTACCTTGATGAAGTGCATGTTTGGTATCTACCACATGGACGAAGGCAAGGTCATTTATGAGGGACAGGAGGTCCAGATCAAGGGACCTCTGGATGCACTGAACCGCGGCATTGCGATGGTGCATCAGGAATTGCAGCCCATCCCGGAGCGTTCCATCGGCGAGAATATCTACGTCGGGCGCTACCCAACCAAGAAATACGGACCCGTCACCGTTATCGACCACGACAAGATGTACGAGGATGCGGCCAAGGTCCTGAAGGAAGTCCATCTGAATTATGATCCGCACGCAAAGCTCGGAACCTTGAGCGTCTCCCAGATGCAGTTGGTCGAAATTGCGAAAGCCGTCTCGGCAGACTGCAAGGTACTGATCCTCGACGAGCCGACCTCCTCGCTGACGGCGGCCGAGGTCGAGGCGTTGTTCACCATCGTGGACGAGCTGCGCGCCAAGGGCGTCTCCATCGTTTACATCAGCCACAAGATGGACGAAATTCTTCGCATCAGCGACGAAGTCACGATCATGCGTGACGGCCAGTACATCGGCACCTGGGAGGCCAAGGAGCTGACCACCGATATGATCATCACCAAGATGGTCGGCCGTGAGCTGTCGAACCTCTACCCGCCGCGCAGCAACACGCCCGGTGAGGTCGTCTTTGAGGTCAAGGATTTTACCTCTATCAATCCCAAGAGCTTCCGCCATGTCAACTTCAATGTCCGCAAGGGCGAGATCCTCGGCGTGGCCGGTCTGGTCGGCGCCCAGCGCACCGAATTGATGGAAGGATTGTTCGGTCTGCGCTGCCACACGTCGGGCACTATCACCTATAAGGGCAAGGAACTGACCATCAACCAGCCGCAGGACGCCATCAAAAACGGCATCGCCATGCTGACCGAGGACCGCCGCGCCACCGGTATTCTGGGTGTGCTTTCCATTGCGGATAACGTCTCCATTGCATCGCTGAACAAGTATCTGATCGGCGGCATCATGCTGGACGACAACAAAATCGAAAAGCTCGTGCAGGATAATGTCGCCAAGCTGTCCATCAAGACGCCGTCCTCCAAAACGCAGATTCAATCGCTGTCCGGCGGTAACCAGCAGAAGGTGCTGATTGCCCGCTGGCTGGCCAACGACCCCGATGTTTTCATCATGGACGAGCCGACCCGCGGCATCGACGTCGGTGCAAAGTATGAAATTTACTGCATCATCGCCGAGATGGCCAAACAGGGCAAGAGCATCATCATGATCTCCTCCGAAATGAGCGAGCTGATCGGCATGTCTGACCGCATCATGGTCATGTGCGATGGCCGCTGCACCGGCTTTATCGACGGTGATAAGGCGAATCAGGAGAACATCATGACGCTGGCTACCCAGTTTGAATAA